From Panicum hallii strain FIL2 chromosome 2, PHallii_v3.1, whole genome shotgun sequence, a single genomic window includes:
- the LOC112880169 gene encoding uncharacterized protein LOC112880169 isoform X2, with the protein MSIACCLPVVECVYCLACARWAWQRCLHSGDYDSETWGVASAAEFEPVPRLCRLILSVYEDDLENPQWAPPGGYGMEPRWVVHRRTYEHTNGHAPTYLLYVDHRHSDVVLAVRGMNMAKESDYAVLLDNKLGQRRFDGGYVHNGLLKAAEWVFDAECDVLRDLLEKNPGYTLTFSGHSLGSGVVAMLALVAVHNKERLGGIERKRIRCFAMAPARCMSLNLAVRYADIINAVILQDDFLPRTDIPLEDIFKSLFCLPCLLCGRCLIDTCIPESVMLRDPRRLYAPGRLYHIVERKPFSCGRIPPVVRTAVPVDGRFEHIVLSCNATSDHAIIWIEREAQRALDLLLENEKTMEAPEVQRMGHEITITRAHDEEQQAALRRAVALGVADVNVPSTYGTFDENHTSEADEASPLLSDSGRRRAWDEWISRIFEKDESGQMVPRR; encoded by the exons ATGTCAATAGCGTGCTGCTTGCCGGTCGTCGAGTGCGTGTATTGCCTGGCGTGTGCGCGGTGGGCGTGGCAGCGCTGCCTCCACTCTGGAGACTATGACAGTGAGACCTGGGGTGTTGCATCAGCTGCAGAGTTTGAACCCGTGCCGCGGTTGTGTCGGCTGATCCTCTCGGTCTATGAGGATGACCTCGAGAACCCCCAATGGGCTCCTCCAGGGGGTTATGGCATGGAGCCGCGTTGGGTGGTTCACCGGAGGACATATGAGCACACCAATGGCCATGCCCCAACGTACCTGCTGTATGTTGATCACCGGCATTCAGATGTTGTGCTTGCTGTTAGGGGGATGAATATGGCTAAGGAGAGTGACTATGCTGTGCTACTGGATAATAAGCTTGGCCAGAGGAGGTTTGATGGTGGTTATGTGCACAATGGATTGCTCAAGGCTGCCGAATGGGTGTTTGATGCTGAATGTGATGTTCTGAGGGACCTTTTGGAGAAGAATCCTGGTTACACGCTCACGTTCTCTGGACATTCTCTTGGTTCTGGTGTCGTGGCGATGCTGGCTCTGGTAGCGGTGCACAACAAGGAGCGGCTGGGTGGCATAGAAAGGAAGAGGATAAGATGTTTTGCAATGGCACCTGCCCGGTGCATGTCCCTTAATTTGGCTGTCCGTTATGCAGATATCATTAACGCAGTTATTCTTCAG GATGATTTTTTGCCTCGCACAGACATCCCTTTGGAAGACATCTTCAAGTCACTCTTCTG CTTGCCATGCCTTTTGTGTGGAAGGTGTCTAATAGACACATGTATACCTGAAAGTGTGATGTTGAGAGATCCAAGGCGCCTCTATGCACCAGGCCGGCTTTACCACATTGTTGAAAGGAAACCTTTCAG CTGTGGAAGAATCCCCCCTGTTGTAAGAACAGCAGTTCCAGTGGATGGCAGATTTGAACACATTGTTCTATCTTGCAACGCGACATCCGACCATGCTATTATATGGATAGAAAGAGAAGCTCAAAGGGCGCTAGAT TTGTTGCTGGAGAATGAGAAAACCATGGAAGCACCTGAAGTTCAAAGGATGGGTCATGAGATCACCATAACAAGGGCTCATGATGAGGAGCAGCAGGCAGCACTGAGGCGTGCGGTTGCGCTGGGGGTTGCTGATGTTAATGTGCCATCGACATATGGTACGTTTGACGAAAATCATACTTCCGAAGCCGATGAGGCCTCCCCGCTGCTATCAGACAGCGGTAGGCGCAGGGCCTGGGACGAGTGGATCTCAAGGATATTTGAGAAGGACGAATCCGGGCAAATGGTTCCGAGGAGATGA
- the LOC112880169 gene encoding uncharacterized protein LOC112880169 isoform X1 — MSIACCLPVVECVYCLACARWAWQRCLHSGDYDSETWGVASAAEFEPVPRLCRLILSVYEDDLENPQWAPPGGYGMEPRWVVHRRTYEHTNGHAPTYLLYVDHRHSDVVLAVRGMNMAKESDYAVLLDNKLGQRRFDGGYVHNGLLKAAEWVFDAECDVLRDLLEKNPGYTLTFSGHSLGSGVVAMLALVAVHNKERLGGIERKRIRCFAMAPARCMSLNLAVRYADIINAVILQDDFLPRTDIPLEDIFKSLFWVPDVVLYSSLYSLPCLLCGRCLIDTCIPESVMLRDPRRLYAPGRLYHIVERKPFSCGRIPPVVRTAVPVDGRFEHIVLSCNATSDHAIIWIEREAQRALDLLLENEKTMEAPEVQRMGHEITITRAHDEEQQAALRRAVALGVADVNVPSTYGTFDENHTSEADEASPLLSDSGRRRAWDEWISRIFEKDESGQMVPRR; from the exons ATGTCAATAGCGTGCTGCTTGCCGGTCGTCGAGTGCGTGTATTGCCTGGCGTGTGCGCGGTGGGCGTGGCAGCGCTGCCTCCACTCTGGAGACTATGACAGTGAGACCTGGGGTGTTGCATCAGCTGCAGAGTTTGAACCCGTGCCGCGGTTGTGTCGGCTGATCCTCTCGGTCTATGAGGATGACCTCGAGAACCCCCAATGGGCTCCTCCAGGGGGTTATGGCATGGAGCCGCGTTGGGTGGTTCACCGGAGGACATATGAGCACACCAATGGCCATGCCCCAACGTACCTGCTGTATGTTGATCACCGGCATTCAGATGTTGTGCTTGCTGTTAGGGGGATGAATATGGCTAAGGAGAGTGACTATGCTGTGCTACTGGATAATAAGCTTGGCCAGAGGAGGTTTGATGGTGGTTATGTGCACAATGGATTGCTCAAGGCTGCCGAATGGGTGTTTGATGCTGAATGTGATGTTCTGAGGGACCTTTTGGAGAAGAATCCTGGTTACACGCTCACGTTCTCTGGACATTCTCTTGGTTCTGGTGTCGTGGCGATGCTGGCTCTGGTAGCGGTGCACAACAAGGAGCGGCTGGGTGGCATAGAAAGGAAGAGGATAAGATGTTTTGCAATGGCACCTGCCCGGTGCATGTCCCTTAATTTGGCTGTCCGTTATGCAGATATCATTAACGCAGTTATTCTTCAG GATGATTTTTTGCCTCGCACAGACATCCCTTTGGAAGACATCTTCAAGTCACTCTTCTG GGTACCTGATGTAGTCCTCTACTCCTCTTTGTACAGCTTGCCATGCCTTTTGTGTGGAAGGTGTCTAATAGACACATGTATACCTGAAAGTGTGATGTTGAGAGATCCAAGGCGCCTCTATGCACCAGGCCGGCTTTACCACATTGTTGAAAGGAAACCTTTCAG CTGTGGAAGAATCCCCCCTGTTGTAAGAACAGCAGTTCCAGTGGATGGCAGATTTGAACACATTGTTCTATCTTGCAACGCGACATCCGACCATGCTATTATATGGATAGAAAGAGAAGCTCAAAGGGCGCTAGAT TTGTTGCTGGAGAATGAGAAAACCATGGAAGCACCTGAAGTTCAAAGGATGGGTCATGAGATCACCATAACAAGGGCTCATGATGAGGAGCAGCAGGCAGCACTGAGGCGTGCGGTTGCGCTGGGGGTTGCTGATGTTAATGTGCCATCGACATATGGTACGTTTGACGAAAATCATACTTCCGAAGCCGATGAGGCCTCCCCGCTGCTATCAGACAGCGGTAGGCGCAGGGCCTGGGACGAGTGGATCTCAAGGATATTTGAGAAGGACGAATCCGGGCAAATGGTTCCGAGGAGATGA
- the LOC112880170 gene encoding tRNA-specific adenosine deaminase TAD1-like: MLPSSSLAAPREGAVAPSPWAEATSSSALRHYRSLPKKGKPQGRESTVLAAFLLSTPQDPQSPTVLSMGTGTKCLGASRLSGRGDLVHDAHAEVIARRALLRLLYSEIGRGASPEWLVACEDGGRWRLRDGHCLHLYITQLPCGVMPVPPSESELREQLDGGVNGCSDISFVQRKPGRGDTTLSMSCFDKITRWSVVGIQGALLSHILEPLYLTTITIGQLPDSAPEGFSIENNIDKVLNARLSSLPSRLSASFKLNKPKFFEAPVPPKEFQQISGDVPPLTCGYSICWNKSGLHEVVLGTTGRKQGTSSKAACLPSTESLLCKRRLVEAFMSLEHPLETKFQSGELSYRAMKDEAHEYQHTLELLRKAPFFSCWRAKPASLDSFSVTR; encoded by the exons ATGctgccctcctcctccctggcgGCGCCACGTGAGGGCGCCGTCGCTCCCTCCCCCTGGGCGGAGGCCACGTCCTCTTCGGCGCTCCGGCACTACCGCTCCCTGCCCAAGAAAGGCAAGCCGCAGGGGCGCGAGTCCACGGTCCTCGCCGCCTTCCTCCTCTCCACCCCGCAGGACCCGCAGAGCCCCACCGTCCTATCCATGGGCACCGGCACCAAGTGCCTCGGCGCCTCGCGGCTCAGCGGTCGCGGAGACCTCGTCCACGATGCGCACGCCGAGGTCATCGCTCGCCGCGCGCTGCTCCGCCTCCTTTACTCGGAGATCGGCCGCGGGGCATCGCCGGAGTGGCTGGTTGCTTGCGAGGATGGCGGGAGATGGAGGCTGAGGGATGGGCACTGCCTTCATCTTTACATCACCCAGCTTCCAT GTGGGGTCATGCCAGTACCGCCATCAGAATCAGAATTGAGGGAACAGCTGGATGGTGGTGTGAATGGATGCAGTG ACATCAGCTTTGTTCAAAGGAAGCCTGGCCGTGGTGATACAACATTGTCCATGAGCTGCTTTGACAAAATCACCCGCTGGAGTGTTGTTGGAATTCAAG GTGCATTGCTCTCACACATATTGGAACCCTTGTATTTGACCACCATTACTATTGGACAATTACCTGATAGTGCTCCTGAAGGGTTCTCTATCGAAAATAATATTGATAAAGTTCTCAATGCTCGCTTGTCCTCTCTGCCCAGCAGATTGTCCGCTTCTTTCAAATTAAACAAG CCAAAGTTCTTTGAGGCACCTGTTCCACCTAAGGAGTTTCAACAGATTTCTGGAGACGTACCACCTTTGACTTGCGG GTACTCAATTTGTTGGAATAAATCCGGCTTGCATGAAGTTGTCCTTGGAACAACCGGTAGGAAACAAGGAACATCTTCAAAGGCAGCATGCTTGCCCTCCACTGAGTCATTGCTCTGCAA GAGAAGATTGGTGGAAGCTTTCATGTCACTTGAACATCCATTGGAAACAAAATTCCAATCTGGGGAGCTGTCTTATCGCGCCATGAAG GATGAGGCTCACGAGTACCAGCATACGCTTGAGCTTCTAAGAAAGGCCCCATTCTTCAGCTGCTGGCGTGCCAAGCCTGCATCGCTCGACTCGTTTTCAGTTACAAGGTGA